A portion of the Rhodococcus pseudokoreensis genome contains these proteins:
- a CDS encoding alkyl/aryl-sulfatase, which translates to MTPDFSDTTDFEDADRGFVDRLDPCTVTDADGRTVWDMREYAFLSGDCPGTANPSLWRQSQLCAKDGLYEVTEGIYQLRGIDLSNMTIVEGETGVLVIDPLISQETAAAALALYRKNRGDRPVTGVLYTHSHIDHFGGVVGVLPDGRGDVPIFAPEGFLEHAVSENIYAGTAMGRRATYMYGPLLPKGPRGHLGAGLGTNTSTGRPGLIPPTVDITHTGQEETVDGIRILFQVTPGTEAPAEMNFLFPDHRALCMAENATHNLHNLLTLRGALVRDPRAWSRYLDQAIEMFDGGYDVAFASHHWPTWGRDRVVKFLSEQRDLYQYLHDQTLRMLNAGLTGIEIAEDFPLPPALESAWHARGYYGSVSHNVKAIYQRYMGWFDGNPTSLWQHPPESVATRYVECMGGQDEVRSKATQYLERGDLRFAAELLKHAVFADPSDDAAKDLLARTYEQLGFGAENATWRNFYLTGALELRGGITTPPLSDLGADMLSALTIDQIFDSVALRINGPRAWDATLVAEWHFTEPEAHYRTTLSNGALIQTVAPRTAAQPDVTLTLTKMQLLALFAGRGLEGIEVTGDPSKLLALTELLDPPDNVFPIVTP; encoded by the coding sequence ATGACACCCGACTTCTCCGACACCACCGATTTCGAGGACGCCGACCGCGGTTTCGTCGACCGCCTCGACCCCTGCACCGTCACGGACGCGGACGGTCGCACGGTGTGGGACATGCGGGAGTACGCGTTCCTGTCCGGCGACTGCCCGGGCACCGCCAACCCGAGTCTGTGGCGGCAGTCGCAACTGTGCGCGAAGGACGGGCTGTACGAGGTCACCGAGGGCATCTACCAGCTACGCGGAATCGACCTGTCCAACATGACGATCGTCGAAGGCGAGACGGGTGTCCTGGTGATCGACCCGCTCATCTCTCAGGAGACCGCGGCCGCCGCGCTCGCGCTGTATCGGAAGAACCGGGGCGACCGGCCCGTCACCGGAGTCCTCTACACGCACTCCCACATCGATCACTTCGGCGGCGTCGTCGGCGTACTCCCCGACGGTCGCGGCGACGTCCCGATCTTCGCGCCCGAAGGGTTCCTCGAGCACGCGGTGTCCGAGAACATCTACGCCGGAACGGCAATGGGCAGGCGCGCCACCTACATGTACGGACCGCTGCTGCCGAAGGGTCCGCGCGGGCACCTCGGTGCGGGGCTCGGGACGAACACGTCGACCGGCAGGCCGGGGCTGATCCCGCCGACCGTCGACATCACCCACACCGGTCAGGAGGAGACCGTCGACGGCATCCGCATCCTCTTCCAGGTGACGCCGGGAACGGAGGCGCCCGCCGAGATGAACTTCCTGTTCCCCGACCACCGGGCGCTGTGCATGGCCGAGAACGCCACCCACAACCTGCACAATCTCCTCACGTTGCGCGGCGCACTGGTCCGCGATCCGCGCGCCTGGTCGCGGTATCTCGACCAGGCGATCGAGATGTTCGACGGCGGCTACGACGTCGCGTTCGCCTCCCACCACTGGCCGACGTGGGGCCGCGACCGGGTGGTGAAATTCCTGTCGGAACAGCGCGACCTGTACCAGTATCTGCACGACCAGACGCTGCGGATGCTCAACGCGGGGCTGACCGGGATCGAGATCGCCGAAGACTTCCCGCTGCCACCGGCCCTCGAATCCGCCTGGCACGCGCGCGGCTACTACGGGTCGGTCAGCCACAACGTGAAGGCGATCTACCAGCGGTACATGGGCTGGTTCGACGGCAACCCGACGTCGCTGTGGCAGCATCCGCCCGAAAGCGTGGCCACCCGCTACGTCGAGTGCATGGGCGGCCAGGACGAGGTCCGGTCGAAGGCGACGCAGTACCTCGAGCGCGGAGATCTGCGGTTCGCCGCCGAACTGCTCAAGCACGCCGTGTTCGCCGACCCCTCCGACGATGCGGCCAAGGACCTGCTGGCCCGCACGTACGAGCAACTCGGCTTCGGCGCCGAGAACGCGACGTGGCGCAACTTCTACCTCACCGGGGCACTCGAACTCCGGGGCGGCATCACCACCCCGCCGCTCAGCGACCTCGGCGCGGACATGCTGAGCGCCCTGACGATCGACCAGATCTTCGACTCCGTCGCCCTCCGCATCAACGGCCCGCGCGCCTGGGACGCCACCCTCGTCGCGGAGTGGCACTTCACCGAACCCGAGGCGCACTACCGGACGACGCTGTCCAACGGCGCGCTCATCCAGACGGTCGCGCCGAGGACCGCGGCGCAACCCGACGTCACGCTGACCCTGACGAAGATGCAGTTGCTCGCCCTGTTCGCCGGCCGGGGCCTGGAGGGCATCGAGGTGACGGGTGACCCGTCGAAACTGCTCGCCCTCACCGAATTGCTCGACCCGCCCGACAACGTGTTCCCGATCGTCACGCCGTAG
- a CDS encoding M23 family metallopeptidase: MKLAVAGLMMSIALVAAGCSSSGDATDTSASPTTAGGAGAVTVPDAYTGLILTPIGDPTFPFPGTDGKYHVAYDLQLTNATPVPATLDKLDVVDGTDPSKVIASFSGAALVEPNCPYGDCNRLRMLTAPAATSTVIPPQETRILFVDYTFDSLDQAPKAVLHHLYGSAAAAPSSREPSPVDYLITALDIDAGTPRVISPPLKGDNWIALNGCCLPGFPHRTSPLPVDGKINNSQRFAIDWKRTNDQGEFYTGDRTKNESYVDYGSDVYAVADGTVVATLDNVPANAPGTLPAEVPELAAKLTVENVDGNHVVLDLGGGVYAMYAHFIEGSLLVKPGDKVSKGDTLAKLGNTGNANASHLHFQLMNGPSLLYADSLPYVFDSFEYEGQVAPQQILDADDYLSGQFLQGKLPTGEPRTDELPSNLAIVDFG, translated from the coding sequence ATGAAGTTGGCAGTTGCCGGGCTGATGATGTCGATCGCACTCGTCGCGGCGGGGTGCTCGAGCAGCGGCGATGCGACGGATACGAGTGCGTCGCCGACGACGGCAGGCGGGGCGGGGGCGGTCACCGTGCCCGACGCCTACACGGGACTGATCCTCACCCCGATCGGTGATCCGACCTTCCCGTTCCCGGGCACCGACGGCAAGTACCACGTCGCCTACGACCTCCAGCTGACGAACGCGACACCCGTCCCGGCGACGCTCGACAAACTGGACGTCGTCGACGGGACCGACCCGTCGAAGGTGATCGCATCGTTCTCCGGTGCGGCGCTCGTCGAGCCGAATTGTCCGTACGGCGACTGCAACCGGCTGCGAATGCTGACCGCGCCGGCAGCCACCTCCACGGTGATTCCGCCGCAGGAGACTCGTATCCTGTTCGTCGACTACACGTTCGACTCGCTCGATCAGGCCCCGAAAGCGGTGCTCCACCACCTGTACGGCAGCGCCGCGGCCGCGCCGTCGTCGCGGGAACCGTCCCCCGTCGACTATCTGATCACCGCCCTCGACATCGACGCCGGGACCCCACGCGTCATCTCGCCACCGCTGAAGGGCGACAACTGGATTGCCCTCAACGGCTGCTGCCTGCCGGGATTCCCGCACCGCACGTCGCCGCTCCCGGTCGACGGCAAGATCAACAACAGTCAACGATTCGCGATCGACTGGAAACGCACCAACGACCAGGGCGAGTTCTACACCGGCGACCGGACGAAGAACGAGAGCTACGTCGACTACGGTTCCGACGTGTACGCCGTCGCCGACGGAACGGTCGTGGCCACATTGGACAACGTGCCCGCCAACGCCCCGGGCACACTGCCCGCCGAGGTCCCGGAACTCGCTGCGAAACTCACCGTCGAGAACGTCGACGGAAACCACGTCGTCCTCGACCTCGGAGGCGGCGTCTACGCGATGTACGCGCACTTCATCGAGGGTTCGCTGCTCGTCAAGCCCGGCGACAAGGTGTCGAAGGGCGACACGCTCGCGAAACTCGGGAACACCGGCAACGCCAACGCGTCGCATCTGCACTTCCAGTTGATGAACGGCCCGAGCCTGCTGTACGCCGACTCCCTGCCGTACGTCTTCGACAGCTTCGAATACGAGGGGCAGGTCGCGCCGCAGCAGATCCTCGACGCGGACGACTACCTGTCGGGGCAGTTCCTGCAGGGAAAACTGCCCACCGGTGAGCCGCGGACGGATGAGCTTCCGAGCAATCTCGCGATCGTCGACTTCGGGTAG
- a CDS encoding LuxR C-terminal-related transcriptional regulator yields the protein MLTDALTDEAHPYPVALVCAPAGSGKTRAVADWARELLAADDAPTIAWLTIEERHNDLDVVHRAILRALTDAGNPRLQAACAGLVSESPDLGATLSAALHELGENIWMIIDDAHLLRDTDVLTDLESFMRWQPPMLRTVIVGRFEPPLALQRLRLDGKLFTLTATDLAFTSDESAEMLDEHGVVLPPDDLDALMVRTEGWAAGIRLAGMSLEGHPDPSRLIAEFSGDRRAVADYLIEEVLAGQTDEMREFLLRTSVPASFTVELAEKLTGCTDAHGNIDWLEHHNFLISRITENPTHYRYHPLLRSYLRAEISRIGHVEVEHLELTAAHWHDEFGDALLALEHAVNSGDHDEIVALLARTSLPLIIGGHGEAVDRILTRAPRASQDHPSARLLRAAAALASGNIPVATSTLELLDRRKSGLLVDGAAESRIHLLLRESLRVQTAIGTGDIETALNRLQNVGGGSSGDPDLDAFVLLQEGRALLFLGRDDDAEAVLGRSLAHARLGDAPLSVMYCLGTLAAVSMSRGDVAVASELVDEALTIGRTQSATGDPTFQLTKLVDSWCRYMRMDPDAARVAAESAEALRRASTGTAGFADGAAALFGLDESEHRHGSVTMVHADSPVSSALPMPPGIRAVLLPAIQYAYLSAGEVGWAHELATEAQAFLGPTGDTPLVEAIIHLHLHRLDLARRTIQPVLDGELECAAGTNLIAAWLVDASIALARKHDSRAHSALTEALRLAEPQSVLRPFHDCGPQIRDLLVRSTGRFGVLEPFAERLRASFPRSESTASDMLTPRELELLVELPSWRTAEQIAADLCVSVNTVKTHLRGIYRKLGVTSRRDAIAAAQHHGLL from the coding sequence ATGCTCACCGATGCGCTCACCGACGAGGCCCACCCGTATCCGGTTGCGCTGGTCTGCGCGCCTGCCGGGTCCGGCAAGACGCGGGCCGTGGCCGACTGGGCGCGGGAGTTGCTGGCCGCCGACGACGCCCCGACCATTGCCTGGCTCACCATCGAGGAGCGGCACAACGACCTCGACGTCGTCCACCGGGCGATCCTCCGCGCACTCACCGACGCCGGAAATCCTCGCCTGCAGGCGGCGTGCGCCGGGCTCGTTTCCGAGTCACCCGACCTCGGCGCCACCTTGTCGGCCGCGTTGCACGAACTCGGCGAGAACATCTGGATGATCATCGACGACGCCCACCTCCTCCGCGACACCGACGTCCTCACCGACCTCGAGTCGTTCATGCGCTGGCAACCGCCGATGCTGCGGACGGTCATCGTCGGACGGTTCGAGCCGCCGCTCGCGCTGCAGCGACTTCGCCTGGACGGCAAACTGTTCACGCTCACGGCAACGGATCTCGCGTTCACGTCCGACGAGTCGGCCGAGATGCTCGACGAGCACGGCGTGGTGCTGCCCCCGGACGATCTCGACGCCCTCATGGTTCGCACGGAGGGCTGGGCTGCCGGAATCCGGCTGGCGGGAATGTCTTTGGAAGGGCATCCGGATCCGAGCCGGTTGATCGCCGAGTTCTCGGGCGACCGCCGGGCCGTCGCCGACTATCTCATCGAGGAGGTCCTCGCCGGCCAGACCGACGAGATGCGCGAGTTCCTCCTGCGCACGTCCGTACCCGCGTCGTTCACGGTCGAACTCGCCGAGAAACTCACGGGCTGCACGGACGCGCACGGCAACATCGATTGGCTCGAGCACCACAATTTTCTGATCAGCCGGATCACCGAGAACCCCACGCACTACCGCTACCACCCGCTGCTGCGGAGTTATCTGCGCGCGGAGATCAGCCGCATCGGCCACGTCGAAGTCGAGCATCTCGAATTGACGGCGGCCCATTGGCACGACGAATTCGGCGATGCGCTGCTCGCACTCGAGCACGCGGTGAACTCCGGTGATCACGACGAGATCGTGGCGCTGCTGGCCAGGACGTCGCTGCCCTTGATCATCGGGGGCCACGGCGAGGCCGTCGACCGGATTCTCACGCGGGCGCCCCGGGCATCGCAGGACCACCCGTCGGCGCGGCTGCTCCGCGCCGCCGCCGCGCTCGCCTCGGGAAACATCCCGGTGGCCACGTCCACCCTCGAACTCCTCGACCGCAGGAAGTCGGGTCTGCTGGTGGACGGCGCCGCCGAATCCCGGATCCACCTGCTGCTCCGCGAATCGCTGCGGGTACAGACCGCGATCGGCACCGGCGACATCGAGACCGCACTGAACCGGCTGCAGAACGTGGGCGGCGGTTCGAGCGGCGACCCCGACCTCGACGCGTTCGTCCTGCTCCAGGAAGGCCGTGCGCTGCTCTTCCTCGGACGGGACGACGACGCGGAGGCCGTGCTCGGGAGGTCGCTCGCGCACGCGCGACTCGGCGACGCACCGTTGAGCGTCATGTACTGCCTGGGAACTCTCGCCGCCGTCTCGATGTCGCGGGGCGACGTGGCGGTGGCGTCCGAACTGGTGGACGAGGCCCTGACGATCGGCCGGACGCAGTCGGCGACGGGCGATCCGACGTTCCAGTTGACGAAGCTCGTCGACTCGTGGTGCCGCTACATGCGGATGGACCCCGACGCCGCCCGCGTCGCCGCCGAATCCGCCGAGGCGTTGCGTCGCGCGAGCACCGGAACCGCGGGTTTCGCCGACGGCGCCGCGGCCCTGTTCGGTCTCGACGAGTCCGAACACCGGCACGGTTCGGTGACGATGGTGCATGCGGACAGCCCGGTGTCGTCCGCACTGCCGATGCCGCCGGGAATCCGCGCGGTGCTGCTGCCCGCCATCCAGTACGCGTATCTGTCCGCCGGTGAGGTCGGGTGGGCGCACGAGTTGGCCACCGAGGCGCAGGCCTTCCTCGGGCCCACCGGCGACACACCCCTCGTCGAGGCGATCATCCATCTGCATCTGCACCGCCTCGACCTGGCCCGCCGGACGATCCAGCCGGTCCTGGACGGTGAACTGGAATGCGCGGCGGGCACCAACCTGATCGCGGCGTGGCTCGTGGACGCGTCGATCGCGCTTGCCCGCAAACATGATTCGCGCGCCCACAGCGCGCTCACCGAGGCGTTGCGTCTCGCGGAGCCGCAGTCGGTGCTGCGTCCGTTCCACGACTGCGGACCACAGATCCGGGATCTTCTCGTGCGGAGCACCGGCCGGTTCGGGGTGCTCGAACCGTTCGCGGAGCGGCTCCGCGCGTCGTTCCCGCGGTCGGAGAGCACGGCGTCCGACATGCTCACTCCCCGTGAACTGGAACTGCTCGTGGAGCTTCCGTCGTGGCGCACCGCCGAGCAGATCGCTGCCGACCTGTGCGTGTCGGTGAACACGGTGAAGACTCATCTGCGCGGGATCTACCGCAAACTCGGCGTCACGTCCCGCCGCGACGCGATCGCCGCCGCGCAACACCACGGTTTGCTCTGA
- a CDS encoding serine/threonine-protein kinase PknD gives MSGEFEPGTVFAGYVIERVLGRGGMGTVYLAQHPNLPRKVALKLLDTSWTSDDYVRSRFESEADHAAHLDHPNIVTVHDRGREGGRLWIAMQYVPGVDARRALSSGALDVERAVHIVSETGRALDHAHEAGILHRDVKPANILLAPGDPERVLLTDFGTAKALDETHQLTRTGMLVATLHYAAPEQIEGQKLDHRVDIYALGCTFFHLLTNEPPYPGTTASSVMHGHLNGPIPKPSVVRPGLPAGVDAVVARAMAKDREERYSTCREFSDAVHAIEWDGPGSVTRPAALADSAATTRTSRPAVTRPDAEPGAEPTAPTTVGGRWRRKRWLLAALLAVVLVAAAVAYVVWPGEESPDSQVVLPLTGLQGPAGLAVSGSGNLYIADSAAKQVLEVRAGSYEQTVLPFTGLEVPQGVAVSTSGDVYVSDLVTNTVTMLHGSTQVPMPFGGLNQPFGIALGPDGTLYVADTLNNRVLALRDVTAAPVAVPLSVIGPFAVAVGEQGDLYVGTPNKVLAWNAATRAQSFLPFTDLQSVGGVAVDDEGTVYAIDQNHNRILRLPAGSDEQEVLPFTGLDQPEGIAVSSRGDVYVADTDNSRVVMLPAGS, from the coding sequence GTGAGCGGCGAGTTCGAACCGGGCACGGTGTTTGCCGGCTACGTGATCGAACGGGTTCTGGGACGAGGCGGGATGGGTACCGTCTACCTCGCCCAGCATCCCAACCTGCCGCGCAAGGTCGCTCTCAAACTGCTCGACACGTCGTGGACGAGCGACGACTACGTCCGGTCGCGTTTCGAATCGGAAGCGGACCACGCCGCCCATCTCGACCATCCCAACATCGTCACCGTCCACGACCGCGGCCGCGAGGGCGGCAGGTTGTGGATCGCGATGCAGTACGTGCCCGGCGTCGACGCCAGGAGAGCGCTCAGCTCCGGGGCACTGGACGTCGAGCGCGCCGTGCACATCGTCAGCGAGACCGGGAGGGCTCTCGACCACGCGCACGAGGCCGGGATTCTGCATCGCGACGTGAAGCCGGCGAACATCCTGCTCGCGCCGGGCGACCCCGAACGGGTGCTGCTCACCGATTTCGGCACCGCCAAGGCCCTCGACGAAACGCATCAGCTGACCCGCACCGGGATGCTGGTGGCGACGCTGCACTACGCGGCGCCCGAGCAGATCGAGGGCCAGAAGCTCGACCACCGCGTCGACATCTACGCGTTGGGCTGCACCTTCTTCCATCTGCTCACCAACGAACCGCCGTATCCCGGGACCACCGCGTCCTCGGTGATGCACGGCCATCTGAACGGGCCGATTCCCAAGCCGAGCGTGGTGCGCCCCGGGCTGCCGGCCGGGGTCGACGCGGTCGTCGCGCGCGCCATGGCCAAGGACCGCGAGGAGCGTTACTCGACGTGTCGTGAGTTCAGCGACGCCGTCCACGCGATCGAGTGGGACGGGCCGGGCAGCGTCACCCGTCCCGCCGCCCTCGCCGACTCCGCCGCGACCACCCGAACGAGCCGTCCCGCCGTGACCCGGCCCGATGCCGAGCCGGGTGCGGAGCCGACGGCACCGACCACGGTCGGGGGCCGGTGGCGGCGGAAACGCTGGCTGCTCGCCGCTCTCCTGGCGGTTGTCCTCGTCGCCGCCGCTGTCGCCTACGTCGTCTGGCCGGGCGAGGAGTCGCCGGACAGTCAGGTGGTGCTCCCGCTGACCGGCCTGCAGGGCCCGGCCGGGCTCGCGGTGTCGGGCAGCGGGAACCTGTACATCGCGGACAGCGCGGCCAAGCAGGTTCTGGAGGTGCGGGCCGGGTCCTACGAGCAGACGGTCCTTCCCTTCACCGGACTCGAGGTTCCGCAGGGAGTCGCGGTCAGCACGTCCGGCGACGTGTACGTCTCCGACCTCGTGACCAACACCGTGACGATGCTGCACGGCAGCACCCAGGTACCGATGCCGTTCGGCGGGCTGAACCAGCCGTTCGGAATCGCGCTCGGACCGGACGGGACGCTGTACGTCGCGGACACGCTCAACAACCGGGTGCTGGCCCTGCGCGACGTCACCGCCGCCCCTGTCGCGGTACCGCTGTCGGTGATCGGCCCGTTCGCCGTCGCCGTCGGCGAGCAGGGCGACCTCTACGTCGGCACGCCCAACAAGGTGCTCGCGTGGAACGCCGCCACCCGCGCCCAGAGCTTCCTGCCGTTCACCGACCTCCAGAGCGTCGGTGGTGTCGCGGTCGACGACGAGGGAACCGTGTACGCGATCGACCAGAACCACAACCGCATTCTGCGGCTGCCCGCCGGTTCGGACGAGCAGGAGGTCCTCCCGTTCACCGGCCTGGACCAGCCGGAAGGGATCGCCGTGTCGAGCCGGGGCGACGTGTACGTCGCGGACACCGACAACAGCCGGGTGGTCATGCTGCCTGCGGGCAGCTGA
- a CDS encoding WhiB family transcriptional regulator, which yields MSNRLSLPIPVAEVWDWQRDAACRGYESSTFFHPDRERGRAREMRDFRAKMICRGCPVLVQCREHALSVGEPYGIWGGLSANEREELLANHDGRVDEAVAESFGFDLARQA from the coding sequence ATGTCCAATCGGTTGAGTCTTCCCATTCCGGTCGCCGAGGTGTGGGACTGGCAGAGGGACGCCGCGTGCCGCGGCTACGAATCGTCCACCTTCTTCCACCCCGACCGCGAACGTGGCCGGGCCCGCGAGATGCGGGACTTCCGCGCCAAGATGATCTGCCGCGGCTGCCCCGTGCTGGTGCAGTGCCGGGAGCACGCACTCAGTGTCGGTGAACCGTACGGCATCTGGGGTGGTCTCTCCGCGAACGAACGCGAAGAACTGCTCGCCAATCACGACGGCCGGGTCGACGAGGCCGTCGCCGAATCGTTCGGGTTCGACCTGGCGCGCCAGGCCTGA
- a CDS encoding ROK family glucokinase produces MALTIGIDVGGTKIAAGVVDTDGVIHRMVRRDTPSHDARGVENVIAELVRDLADTHPVQAVGIGAAGFVAADLSTVLFAPNLAWRNEPLGAVVEAACGLPTVVENDANAAAWGEARFGAGRTGQTVVVLTVGTGIGGGIVVDGVLHRGKFGVAAEFGHLNVEPHGRRCGCGNHGCWERYASGRALVREAQDLANVSPGFAADLLARAGGRADAITGLHITAAAQDGDPAALECFRVIGSWLGHGMADIAAFFDPDLFIIGGGVCEAGELLRGPAAAAFENRLTGRAHRPVAEVRLAELGANVGIVGAADLARERVLGLAHNGSRVSGGVQCPIG; encoded by the coding sequence ATGGCTCTGACAATTGGCATCGACGTGGGTGGCACGAAGATCGCTGCCGGCGTGGTCGACACCGACGGAGTCATCCACCGGATGGTGCGTCGTGACACCCCGTCCCACGATGCGCGCGGCGTCGAGAACGTCATCGCCGAACTCGTCCGGGATCTGGCCGATACCCATCCGGTCCAGGCCGTCGGCATCGGCGCGGCAGGCTTCGTCGCCGCCGACCTCAGCACCGTGCTGTTCGCCCCGAACCTCGCCTGGCGCAACGAACCGCTGGGTGCGGTGGTCGAAGCGGCGTGCGGATTGCCGACGGTGGTGGAGAACGACGCCAACGCCGCGGCCTGGGGCGAAGCGCGCTTCGGGGCCGGGCGGACGGGACAGACCGTCGTCGTGCTCACCGTGGGAACCGGGATCGGCGGCGGCATCGTCGTCGACGGCGTCCTCCACCGCGGCAAGTTCGGGGTGGCCGCGGAGTTCGGGCACCTCAACGTCGAACCGCACGGCCGCCGGTGCGGCTGCGGCAACCACGGCTGCTGGGAGCGTTACGCCAGCGGGCGGGCACTGGTCCGGGAAGCGCAGGACCTCGCGAACGTGTCGCCCGGTTTCGCCGCCGACCTGCTTGCCCGCGCCGGCGGCAGGGCGGACGCCATCACCGGCCTGCACATCACCGCTGCAGCGCAGGACGGTGACCCCGCGGCGCTCGAATGTTTCCGGGTGATCGGTTCCTGGCTGGGGCACGGCATGGCGGACATCGCCGCGTTCTTCGACCCCGACCTGTTCATCATCGGCGGGGGAGTCTGCGAGGCCGGTGAACTGCTGCGCGGTCCCGCCGCCGCCGCGTTCGAGAACCGTCTCACCGGACGCGCACATCGACCGGTCGCCGAGGTGCGACTGGCGGAACTCGGCGCGAACGTCGGCATCGTCGGCGCCGCCGATCTGGCCCGGGAACGCGTTCTCGGGCTTGCACACAACGGCTCACGAGTATCTGGAGGAGTGCAATGTCCAATCGGTTGA
- a CDS encoding ABC transporter ATP-binding protein, which yields MATITYDRATRLFPGSDVPAVDQLDLHIEDGEFLVLVGPSGCGKSTSLRMLAGLEDVDGGQILIGGRDVTHAEPKDRDIAMVFQNYALYPHMTVAENMGFALKLAGTDKSEIRTRVAEAADMLDLGAYLDRKPKALSGGQRQRVAMGRAIVRQPQVFLMDEPLSNLDAKLRVQTRTQIAQLQRRLGTTTVYVTHDQVEAMTMGDRVAVLKGGVLQQCASPRELYRRPANVFVAGFMGSPSMNLFTVPVTDGGVLIGDQLVPVPRDALTAAGREVIFGIRPEHVEIADSGGLKLEIDVVEELGSEAFVFGRTTVHGRTENLVARVDWRNPPEKGQVVHVRVDEAHAHLFATDAAGERLVR from the coding sequence ATGGCAACAATCACGTACGACCGCGCGACCAGGCTCTTTCCCGGGTCCGACGTCCCCGCCGTCGATCAACTCGACCTGCACATCGAGGACGGTGAATTCCTCGTCCTCGTCGGCCCGTCCGGCTGCGGAAAATCCACGTCGCTGCGGATGCTCGCCGGACTCGAGGACGTCGACGGCGGTCAGATCCTGATCGGCGGCCGCGACGTCACGCACGCCGAACCCAAGGACCGCGACATCGCGATGGTCTTCCAGAACTACGCGCTCTACCCGCACATGACCGTCGCCGAGAACATGGGCTTCGCCCTCAAACTCGCAGGCACCGACAAGTCCGAGATCCGCACCCGCGTCGCGGAGGCCGCCGACATGCTCGACCTCGGCGCCTACCTCGACCGCAAGCCCAAGGCCCTGTCCGGCGGCCAGCGGCAGCGAGTCGCCATGGGCCGCGCCATCGTCCGGCAACCGCAGGTGTTCCTGATGGACGAGCCGCTGTCGAACCTCGACGCGAAACTGCGCGTGCAGACCCGTACCCAGATCGCCCAGCTGCAGCGCCGCCTCGGCACCACCACCGTCTACGTCACCCACGACCAGGTCGAGGCCATGACGATGGGCGACCGCGTCGCCGTCCTCAAGGGCGGCGTGCTGCAGCAGTGCGCCTCCCCCCGCGAGCTCTACCGCAGGCCCGCGAACGTGTTCGTCGCCGGGTTCATGGGCTCACCGTCGATGAATCTGTTCACCGTGCCCGTCACCGACGGCGGCGTGCTGATCGGCGACCAGCTGGTGCCCGTCCCCCGCGACGCGCTCACGGCGGCGGGCCGCGAGGTGATCTTCGGGATCCGTCCCGAGCACGTCGAGATCGCCGATTCCGGCGGACTGAAACTCGAGATCGACGTCGTCGAGGAGCTCGGCTCCGAGGCATTCGTGTTCGGCCGCACCACCGTTCACGGACGTACCGAGAACCTGGTCGCGCGCGTCGACTGGCGCAACCCGCCCGAGAAGGGTCAGGTCGTGCACGTTCGCGTCGACGAGGCGCACGCGCACCTCTTCGCCACGGACGCGGCGGGTGAGCGCCTGGTGCGCTGA
- a CDS encoding LacI family DNA-binding transcriptional regulator — protein sequence MIPKQSVNMADVARRTGVSIATVSRALRGEKGVSEATRLRIQRIADELAYVISPEASKLSGGATGRVAVVVPWIDAWFYSRILAGIEHELRAADLDVMLYCLEESSQRESFFERLPLRRKVDAVIAVAFPLTGPERARLEEMDVTVVVIGAHAGDFPSVRIDDELAARQAVGHLIRIGHTRIGMIRTVDPEGQSWEGDIARVAGFHGALADAGLDDDCIATVPWGIEGGERGMELLLSRADVPTAVFCHSDEVAVGALRTLRRAGIPVPAGMSVIGIDDHPTAELADLTTVRQPVAEQGVEAGRVVVDLLSGREPAERAVVLPTHLVVRGSTARPAEH from the coding sequence GTGATCCCTAAGCAGTCCGTGAACATGGCCGACGTCGCGCGCCGCACCGGCGTCTCGATCGCCACCGTCTCCCGTGCGCTGCGCGGCGAGAAGGGCGTCTCCGAAGCGACACGGCTGCGGATACAGCGGATCGCCGACGAGTTGGCGTACGTCATCTCACCCGAGGCGTCGAAGCTGTCGGGCGGTGCGACGGGCCGGGTGGCCGTCGTCGTGCCGTGGATCGACGCCTGGTTCTACTCGCGGATTCTCGCCGGCATCGAACACGAACTCCGCGCCGCCGACCTCGACGTCATGCTGTACTGCCTCGAGGAGTCGTCCCAGCGCGAATCGTTCTTCGAACGGCTTCCGTTGCGCCGCAAGGTCGATGCGGTCATCGCCGTGGCGTTTCCGCTGACCGGGCCGGAGCGGGCGCGGCTCGAGGAGATGGACGTGACCGTGGTGGTCATCGGTGCGCACGCCGGTGACTTCCCGTCCGTCCGGATCGACGACGAACTGGCCGCGCGCCAGGCCGTCGGGCATCTGATCAGGATCGGCCACACGCGGATCGGCATGATCCGCACGGTCGACCCGGAGGGGCAGTCCTGGGAGGGCGACATCGCCCGGGTCGCGGGTTTCCACGGTGCGCTCGCCGACGCCGGACTCGACGACGACTGCATCGCGACCGTGCCCTGGGGCATCGAGGGCGGCGAGCGCGGCATGGAACTGCTGCTCAGCCGCGCCGACGTGCCCACCGCGGTGTTCTGTCACTCCGACGAGGTCGCCGTCGGAGCGCTACGCACGCTGCGGCGAGCGGGGATACCCGTCCCGGCCGGGATGTCGGTGATCGGCATCGACGATCACCCGACGGCCGAACTGGCCGACCTGACCACGGTCCGGCAACCGGTGGCAGAGCAGGGAGTGGAGGCGGGCCGGGTGGTCGTGGACCTGCTGAGCGGCCGGGAACCGGCGGAACGGGCGGTCGTGCTCCCGACCCACCTGGTGGTCAGGGGCTCGACCGCCCGTCCCGCGGAACACTGA